In the genome of Cryptomeria japonica chromosome 8, Sugi_1.0, whole genome shotgun sequence, one region contains:
- the LOC131041647 gene encoding uncharacterized protein LOC131041647 has protein sequence MVYLLESSGLHCQVPKASVSRSTQRLSLLNQLESSSPSYLSCNLFHGRSRPLVSFYKGSTCKQPIVTLNCRFISSSMNNFYRTEAGMNFFRKKQSQKQSKNLQSILIRSALYFVCKQNFLFDFLLNNWSEFDKIVLNADDNGGNGGGFTFIPGLGGGDGDNFSRKRRKGSWKWWWVLIVLVVFSGVYYGNLKPPTYIFNGERLEALVIKAVSFGIFALILLAIVGSVALTGSILVASLRFVKKKSKFILFPPRRRRLLSVPKSITSGTLLSTMVLSILYPKIPKALVEGGWCSLRQLKQTTDSQMKASWKKVKRAHKKVTIMFNTSLKRDFKSI, from the coding sequence ATGGTTTATTTGTTGGAATCCAGTGGGTTGCACTGCCAGGTCCCAAAGGCTTCTGTATCTAGAAGTACTCAGAGGTTGTCACTGTTGAATCAGTTAGAAAGTTCCAGTCCTTCGTATTTGTCCTGCAACTTATTTCATGGGAGAAGTAGGCCACTGGTATCATTCTACAAGGGCTCCACATGCAAGCAGCCTATTGTTACTCTCAATTGTAGATTTATTTCTTCTTCAATGAACAATTTCTATAGAACAGAAGCAGGGATGAATTTTTTCAGGAAGAAACAGTCACAGAAACAATCTAAGAATCTTCAGTCAATATTGATCAGGTCTGCCCTGTATTTTGTCTGTAAACAAAATTTCTTGTTTGATTTTTTATTGAACAACTGGTCTGAATTTGATAAGATTGTCCTTAATGCTGATGACAATGGGGGAAATGGGGGTGGGTTTACATTTATTCCTGGTTTGGGAGGAGGGGATGGAGACAATTTTTCAAGAAAGAGAAGGAAGGGCTCTTGGAAATGGTGGTGGGTTCTGATTGTTTTGGTTGTGTTCTCTGGAGTTTACTATGGAAACCTGAAGCCACCCACTTATATTTTTAATGGAGAAAGATTAGAAGCCTTGGTTATAAAGGCAGTTTCATTTGGAATATTTGCCCTGATTTTACTTGCTATTGTGGGATCAGTGGCTCTGACAGGTTCCATTTTGGTTGCTTCATTGAGATTTGTCAAGAAGAAATCTAAATTCATCTTGTTTCCACCAAGAAGGAGGAGGTTGCTGTCAGTGCCAAAGAGCATAACTTCAGGAACCCTACTTTCAACTATGGTTTTAAGCATTCTTTACCCCAAAATCCCCAAGGCACTTGTAGAAGGAGGTTGGTGTTCTTTAAGACAATTGAAGCAGACCACAGATAGCCAAATGAAAGCTTCTTGGAAGAAAGTGAAAAGGGCCCATAAGAAAGTTACAATTATGTTCAACACTTCTCTTAAAAGAGATTTCAAAAGCATCTGA